A region from the Melanotaenia boesemani isolate fMelBoe1 chromosome 11, fMelBoe1.pri, whole genome shotgun sequence genome encodes:
- the tfip11 gene encoding tuftelin-interacting protein 11, translating into MSMSHLYGRREEEEEGVEVESFEVTDWDLANEFNPDRRRFRPTKMQAIYGIWADRDSDEEERPSFGGKRSKDYTVPVSFVSAGLRKTAAEETQQQKDGGSDDSDDDAPAAAAPPPSRGGAPKKLQMGNFRGIQSQRFAGGIQSGQGIGSWEKHTRGIGQKLLQKMGYQPGRGLGKNAQGIVNPIEAKVRKGKGAVGAYGNERTQQSLQDFPVVDSEEEEEKEFQKELGQWRIDPAGPGGKKKPKYSYKTADELKAKGKIVGRSTAASAGELAQVKVIDMTGREQKVYYSYSQMSNKHSVPDEAPPSMSSRDQKGSGFALPELEHNLQLLIDLTEQDILQSARRLQHEKDVVVSLTHESRALQSRLDAEQDSIQRMEAVLALVDRFPSGETAPGEGPTLQECARIFETLQTDYYEEYKTMGLADLAVAVVHPLLKEKLCSWDPLKDSTFCLEDIGQWRAILESRDMHPSGPDSNMDPYHRLLWEVWVPVMRSTVSSWQPRVVGPMVDCVEIWAPLLPVWILDNLLEQLILPRLQREVDSWNPLTDTVPIHSWIHPWLPLLQSRLEPLYPPIRSKLSNALQRWHPSDASARLILQPWKNVFTVGAWEAFMVKNIIPKLALCLEELVINPHQQQMEPFHWVLDWEGMLSPSSIVSLLDKNFFPKWLQVLCSWLSNSPNYEEITKWYLGWKSMFSEVLLAQPLVKEKFNEALDIMNRAVSSGMGGYMQPGARENIAYLTQTERRKDFQYEALQERRDAESVAHRGVSTSVPTNFKDLIQTKAEENNIVFMPLVAKRHEGKQLYTFGRIVIYIDRGVVFVQGEKTWVPTSLQSLIDMAK; encoded by the exons ATGTCCATGTCCCACCTTTATGGgcggagggaggaagaggaggaaggtgtAGAGGTTGAAAGCTTCGAGGTGACAGACTGGGATCTGGCCAATGAGTTCAACCCAGACCGTCGCAGGTTTAGACCGACCAAAATGCAAGCCATATATGGCATCTGGGCTGACAGGGATTCAGATGAAGAAGAGAGGCCAAGTTTTGGTGGCAAGAG ATCTAAGGACTACACCGTTCCAGTGAGTTTTGTAAGTGCTGGTCTGCGTAAGACTGCAGCAGAAGAGACACAGCAGCAAAAAGACGGAGGCTCTGATGACTCTGATGATGATGCTCCTGCCGCTGCCGCACCTCCCCCTTCTCGTGGAGGAGCACCCAAAAAACTTCAGATG GGCAATTTCCGTGGGATTCAGTCACAGAGGTTTGCAGGTGGCATACAGTCTGGACAAGGTATTGGTAGCTGGGAGAAGCACACAAGGGGTATTGGACAGAAACTTCTACAGAAAATGGGCTACCAGCCAGGAAGAGGTTTGGGCAAGAATGCTCAAG GTATTGTAAATCCGATTGAGGCAAAGGTTCGTAAGGGAAAAGGAGCAGTTGGTGCTTATGGCAATGAGCGAACGCAGCAAAGCCTTCAGGACTTTCCTGTGGTTGactcagaggaagaagaagaaaag GAGTTTCAGAAGGAACTTGGCCAGTGGCGCATAGATCCTGCGGGACCTGGAGGGAAAAAGAAACCAAAGTACTCCTACAAAACTGCAGATGAGCTGAAGGCAAAAGGCAAAATAGTTGGTAGAAGTACAGCAGCATCCGCTGGAGAGCTGGCACAGGTCAAG GTAATAGATATGACTGGAAGAGAACAAAAGGTGTATtacagttacagtcagatgtcCAACAAACACAGTGTTCCTGATGAAGCTCCACCCAGCATGTCCTCTCGGGATCAAAAGGGATCTGGCTTTGCTCTCCCTGAGCTTGAGCATAACCTGCAGCTGCTGATAGACCTCACAGAACAGGACATTTTACAG TCTGCCAGACGTCTGCAACATGAAAAAGATGTAGTTGTGTCTCTGACCCATGAGTCACGAGCACTGCAGAGCAGACTGGATGCAGAGCAAGATTCTATCCAGAGAATGGAGGCCGTACTGGCATTGGTCGATCGTTTTCCTTCTGGAGAGACAGCACCAGGGGAAGGACCCACCCTGCAG GAGTGTGCCAGGATCTTTGAGACCTTACAAACGGATTATTATGAAGAATACAAAACAATGGGATTGGCAGACCTGGCTGTAGCCGTTGTGCATCCATTGCTTAAAGAGAAACTTTGCTCATGGGACCCGTTGAAG gACAGCACCTTTTGTCTGGAAGACATTGGTCAATGGAGAGCAATCCTCGAATCTAGAGACATGCACCCCAGTGGTCCAGATTCAAATATGGATCCTTACCACAG ACTGTTATGGGAGGTGTGGGTCCCAGTGATGCGGTCTACTGTGTCAAGCTGGCAGCCTCGTGTGGTGGGGCCAATGGTGGACTGTGTGGAAATATGGGCTCCTCTTCTGCCTGTGTGGATCCTTGATAACTTATTGGAACAGTTGATCTTACCCCGACTACAGCGAGAG GTGGATAGCTGGAATCCTTTAACCGACACCGTGCCCATTCACTCTTGGATCCACCCATGGCTGCCTCTGCTCCAGTCGCGTCTAGAGCCTCTTTACCCACCAATTAGGAGCAAACTATCGAATGCTTTACAGCGGTGGCATCCAAGTGATGCCTCAGCTCGCCTCATCCTACAGCCATGGAAAAATGTCTTCACAGTAGGTGCATGGGAGGCCTTCATGGTGAAAAACATCATTCCTAAACTAG CTTTATGTCTGGAAGAGCTGGTTATCAACCCTCACCAGCAGCAGATGGAGCCATTTCACTGGGTGTTGGACTGGGAGGGCATGCTATCCCCCTCTAGTATTGTGTCTCTTCTTGACAAAAACTTTTTTCCAAAGTGGTTGCAG GTTCTGTGTTCATGGTTGAGCAACAGTCCTAATTATGAGGAAATCACTAAATGGTACCTCGGCTGGAAAAGCATGTTTAGTGAGGTCTTGTTGGCACAACCCCTCGTTAAAGAGAAATTCAATGAAGCTTTGGACATCATGAACCGTGCAGTGTCTTCAGGCATGG GTGGATATATGCAACCTGGTGCAAGAGAGAATATTGCATATCTCACACAGACGGAGAGAAGGAAGGACTTCCAATATGAGGCCTTGCAGGAGCGGAGGGATGCTGAGAGTGTTGCTCACAGGGGCGTCAGCACCAGTGTGCCAACTAACTTTAAAGATCTTATCCAGACAAAAGCAGAGGAGAACAACATTGTGTTCATGCCATTGGTGGCCAAGCGACATGAGGGAAAGCAGCTGTACACATTTGGGCGTATTGTTATATACATAGACAGGGGGGTTGTGTTTGTGCAAGGAGAGAAAACCTGGGTGCCCACATCTCTGCAGAGTCTGATAGATATGGCAAAGTGA